The genome window TTGTCCACAGTCAGCAATGGtgatctttttcctgttcttgccATTCCTGGACCCAAAGCACTCCATGGCTTCCACAATATTCATGTGCTCTTTCCCCTTGCCAAAGACCACATGCCTGCCATCCAACCACTCAGTCTTGGCAGTGCAGATGAAAAACTGGGAACTGTTAGTGTTGGGGCCAGCATTTGCCATAGACAAGATGCCAGTACCCATACGCTTCAGGATGAAATTCTCATCATCAAGTTTCTCCCCATAAATGGACTTGCCACCAGTGCCATCATGGCATGTGAAGTCACCAAAGCAGGAAACTTTATAACCAAATCCTTTCTCCCCAGTGCTCAGAGCACGAaagttttctgttctctttggaACTTTGTCTGCAAAGAGCTCGAAGGAGATGCGGCCCAAGGGCTTGCCATCAACGGCGATGTCAAAGAATATGGTGTGGTTGACCATGACTGGGCGGCTCAGGAGGCTCAGGGGCAGTGGCGTCTGCaagccctctctctcttttttaaaattgaaatactaaaaaataaatcccagggacttccctggtggtgcagtggttaagaatccacctgccaatgcaggggacacaggttccagccctggtctgggaagatcccacgtgcctcagagcaactaagcccatgcgccacaactactgagcctgtgctctagagccctcgagccactactgagcccacccaccacaactactgaagcccacgggcctaaagcccgtgctctgcaacaagagaaaccactgcaatgagaagcccacacacagcaacgaagagtagcccctgctcaccacaaccagagaaagctcgtgtgcagcatcgaagactcaacacagccaaaagtaaaattaattaattaattaattacaaaaaaggaaagaacaagttgcacttaaaaataaataaataaataaatgaataaataaataaaaaataaaaacaaatcccatACGTTTTGACATTTTACCTCTGAAAGCTTCAGTGCACATATCTAATAAATAAGAACAATTTCTTACATAACCACATCATTATCACatctaataaaattaacaataattccctAACATTATCTAATACCTACTCCATATTCCCCAATAGtctcaaaaaaaaccaaaaaccttttTTTACTGTTGGTTTTTTGGAATCAGGATCTAAACAAGGTCCACATATTGTGTTGATTAggccttttaaatttcttttactttataacAGTCTTCATTCCCTCTTTTTGTTTCATGCCTTGACTTTTGGAGGAAACCAATGAGTTGTCTTGTGGAATATTCAACCCTCTGAATTAGTCTGGTTACTTCCTCATTATGTGTTTAACTTGTTCCTTCATCCCTCATATTTCCTCTAAAGTAGAAGTTAGATCTAAAGGCTCAACTGGATGAAGGCCCAATGGTTTGGAGAACACAGCATTTCATAGGCAATTCTATACACTTCATCTTGATCATATCAAGAAGCATAAAATGTCTGTCATCCCCCTTTTAGACTGAGCAGTGGGTTCAGGTGATCACAGGCCTATCCATCCATTGTAAAGATGCTTGTCCTTTACAAACAGTGAGTGATCAATGATGCGATACTTTGGCCTCCTGATATTCTCTAGTTCCATGGTAGCCTTTCCTTCAGTGGTTTTATCATCCCTTGATGATTATTATCTGCATCAGTTACTTCATTAGGTGTGTCAAAAGTGGTGATTTTATAATTCTGCCACTCCTCTTGTGTTTATTAGCTGGAATTCTTCTATGGAGAACATTTTTCCATCAATTAAGACTATTTGGCAATCCTCAAACAGGATCATTATGCTCAACAAAGACTAATCCTTTCCACTTCATGACCAGTTTTCAAAGCAAGGTATTGATGACCTAGCTACTTCCAATGGCAATTAGTAagtctatttgtttgttttggcattctctttctttttatactATCAATTCCAACTCATGGATTTTCATATACTCAATGTGTTTTAATCCAttctattatcattatttttatgccCAAATTGTCTCATTTTAGACCAATGGGGGCCCTTCAAGGTGGTTCCTGTTTCCCTTTGACACACTTGTTAGTCTTTGATCGCTTCCTTGCTACCTGGCAGGAAAAGGGTTATCTCATGCATTTCATGCCACTGACCTGGAATCGGCCATTTCTCCacggagccctggttccttttaattGGAGAATGGCATTTAAAGACCAGAGTCTGAGTGGTAAGAGTAGATTTGCTTTTGAGTAGATCACTTAGACTacattgagaagaaaagaaatataggaGGACAGAGTGGATACAGGCGGACCAGCTAGGAAGCTATTGCGGTAGCCAAGATCAGGGGGCTTGGATAAGGGAAGTAGTGCTGGAGATAGGGTGAAGTGGATGGACTTAAGAGCTGTTAAGGAGGTGCAATTGACAGGGCTTGGTGAAGGAGTGGAAATGATGGATGACAGAGAGGGAAACACCAAGGTTGACTCCTAGCTTTCTGGTAGATTgatatttacagagaaaaaagaatgttgGAGAGGAACCGATATGTATGGGAAGATCAGAAATTCAGCTTAGGGCCTGATGAGTTTGAAGAGCCTTTGAGTCAGGCAAGAGCTGTCAAGTAGAAGGTGAATACAGATATCTAGCACTCACCAGAGAGGCCTGGAATAAGCGTAAAAATTTGTGTGTAGTCATCTATACATAAGTGGTGGtaatcttttttcttaataaactctggttctttatatattatggaaATTAATTGTGACCGTAAtttatgttacaaatattttctactaGTCTACTATTTGTCTTTAACCTTTAGTGTCTTTTAAAATGGGACAAAAGGTTTAAGTTTTACTTAGTCAAAATTATTAACATTTCCCTTGATAGTTTGTGAACTTTTTTCTTCCTCGGGATGACCAACTCTGCATCCGGTTTATAAACATgttcccatatatatatattcttttaatgtttttagagttttttttttttacagttataCCCTCAGTCCCTCtggcattccttttttgtttatcttGTGGAGTAGGAGTCCTTTTTTCCCCAATGGATAGCTAATCATTCCAACACTTCTGACCAGGCTGTCCTTTGAAATACCAACTTTATCTATTATACGCTAACTTTTCACATATATGAGTCTATTTCCAAACTCcttattctgtttcactgatttgGTTTCTTTATCAGTACCTAGTTGTAGAGAACATTTTGATATCTGGTGAAGTGTTATCTCTAGATGGGTATTATTAAGTTCTAGTTCTGAGATTTAATCCCCTTCTTTTGTTAAAGAATCCACAAGGTCCATTCTCTGCTTGCATTTGTCATTACAAAATCTCATTGTACACATTACAGTTCCCAGGTTTACTGgaaattttcctttatattttaggTTGAGAAAAGATTATAATTTTAGCATCAGTCTTTCTTAAATCACACCACACTGGTGTATTGTGAGATACTTTCTGTCAGCAAATCCTCTCCATGAGGTCTAGATTCTGGTGAATTTCTAAtagtattc of Hippopotamus amphibius kiboko isolate mHipAmp2 chromosome X, mHipAmp2.hap2, whole genome shotgun sequence contains these proteins:
- the LOC130841580 gene encoding peptidyl-prolyl cis-trans isomerase A-like; protein product: MVNHTIFFDIAVDGKPLGRISFELFADKVPKRTENFRALSTGEKGFGYKVSCFGDFTCHDGTGGKSIYGEKLDDENFILKRMGTGILSMANAGPNTNSSQFFICTAKTEWLDGRHVVFGKGKEHMNIVEAMECFGSRNGKNRKKITIADCGQIL